In Legionella sp. MW5194, a single window of DNA contains:
- a CDS encoding GNAT family N-acetyltransferase yields MITIAYLKHHSDCIPELAKIWHEVLGQIWVPDVPTSRVEENLRNHLNIEQLPLTIVAFDEDKPVGMCSLRVNDGIRPELTPWLGSLVVSPSHQKQGIARQLIHRVKEEAQALGFKNLYLFAFDPTLPEYYSRLGWCMIGMDEFKGHPVTVMEIML; encoded by the coding sequence ATGATTACAATAGCCTATTTAAAACATCACTCAGATTGCATACCAGAGCTTGCTAAGATTTGGCATGAAGTATTAGGGCAAATTTGGGTTCCTGATGTGCCCACCTCACGTGTAGAAGAAAATTTACGAAATCATTTAAACATCGAACAGTTACCGCTCACTATCGTTGCCTTTGATGAAGATAAACCTGTTGGGATGTGCTCTTTACGCGTGAATGATGGAATCCGCCCTGAATTAACCCCATGGCTAGGCTCATTAGTGGTATCACCAAGCCATCAAAAACAAGGTATTGCAAGACAGCTTATTCATCGAGTAAAAGAAGAAGCCCAAGCATTAGGGTTTAAAAATCTTTATCTTTTTGCTTTTGATCCTACTCTTCCAGAATATTACAGTCGTCTTGGTTGGTGCATGATTGGCATGGATGAATTTAAAGGACATCCTGTAACAGTTATGGAGATAATGTTGTGA
- a CDS encoding DUF4440 domain-containing protein produces MQAQIFDENIAMKQEHQLIYELEISLLNPQTRKSITQLKLLIADEFIEYGASGLIYNKNDLLDSLPEEEPQSYMVNDFSVLEVSSEVMLATYRVTVASKSSLRSSLWQYKHNRWQMVFHQGTPCQE; encoded by the coding sequence ATGCAAGCTCAGATATTTGATGAGAATATCGCTATGAAACAAGAACACCAACTGATTTATGAGCTAGAGATTTCTCTTTTAAATCCGCAAACGAGAAAATCGATTACACAACTGAAGCTACTGATTGCTGATGAATTTATTGAGTATGGTGCTTCTGGTTTAATTTACAATAAGAACGACTTACTTGATTCTCTCCCTGAAGAAGAGCCACAGAGCTATATGGTTAATGATTTTTCAGTTTTAGAGGTGTCGTCCGAAGTCATGTTGGCAACTTATAGGGTCACTGTTGCCTCAAAAAGTTCTTTACGTTCTTCTCTCTGGCAATACAAACACAATCGTTGGCAAATGGTGTTTCATCAAGGCACGCCTTGCCAAGAGTAA